Below is a window of Methanoculleus sp. SDB DNA.
AGTACCGGTCGCTGTTGACGGGCTGATAGTGGCCTACTGCGATATCGTCCCGGATTGCGTCGTAATTCCCGGCGTCCGCCTTTTCAATGGCGATCGATTTGACCCAGTGGATGACATTCTGCAGCACGTACCGATGCCTGAACTTTTGCACGACATCGAAGGGTATCCACGGATCACTCGGCTTTCCGCCGACATTCAGGAAAAACGATCCATCGTCTTTCAGGACACGGCATGCTTCGCCCGCGACCGTCTCCATCCAGTCGAGATAGGCATCGCGGGGCATCTGGTCGTTGTGTGACCGGTAGTTTTTACCGATATTATACGGCGGGGACGTAACGATGATATCGACGGACTGCTCCTCCATACGGCGCATTCCTTCCACGCAATCGCAGGTATGAATGGTGCCGAGGGCGGGAATACCGGATCCCCCGTCCCCCACTCCGATCTTCTCCCCGTATCCGCTCGCCGGTGTCACAATACACTATCGTTGGTCTCTGTCCTAATGAGTATTGGCGTGTCTTCCCGCCCGCCTCCCCGCAGGGAGGGGCGCGAAGGTTTTTTGGCGTGGGTGGGTATCATCCTGTATGCTCACGCCTGCCGAGATCCGGGATGCCGCCACCGCCATTGCCGGCCGCGTCATCCGGACACCTGTCGTCTATTCACCCACATTCAGCGCCATGACGGGTGCACGGGTGTATCTGAAGCTTGAAAACCTCCAGAAAGGGGGCTCCTTTAAGGTGCGGGGCGCAACTTTCATGATTCACACGCTGAAGGGGCGGATCGGGCCACGCGGCGTAATCGCGGCATCGGCAGGAAACCATGCGCAGGGGGTGGCAATCGCCGCACGGGATGCAGGGATTTCCGCCACGATTGTGATGCCCGAGTGGGTTTCGATATCAAAAGAAGCTGCAACGCGCTGTTACGGCGCGGATGTCATTCTGTACGGTCATTCTCTTGACGAGAGCATCGGGCACGCACGGGAGCGGGAGTCGGCGGGATATACGTTCATCCATCCCTTCGACGAGGCTGCGGTCATTGCCGGTCAGGGGACGGTCGGACTTGAAATCTGCGAAGACCTCCCTGATACTGACATGATCATCGTGCCGGTCGGAGGCGGAGGGCTCATCGCCGGCATCGCGACGGCTGCAAAAGCGCACAACCGGGAAATCCGCGTCATCGGTGCCGAAGCGCTGTCCTGTCCGTCGTATTCGGAGGCGAAAAAACAGGGGAGGCCTGTCCGGGTACCGGTCTCGCCGTCGATTGCGGACGGAATCATGGTCAATCCCGTAGGAGATCTGCCCTTCTCTGTCATGCAGGCGCTGGTGGACGATGTCGTGCTCGTCGACGAACCGGACATTATTCGTGCGGTGAACCTCGTGCTCGAACGGAAAAAAGTCCTCGCCGAAGGGGCTGGTGTCGTGGGCCTTGCAGCACTTCTCGCCGGGCTGGTGCCGGTCACCCCCGGCAGTACGGTCGTCGTGGTAATCAGCGGTGGTAATATCGACAGCCCGCTTCTTGACCGCATCCTGCGCCACGGGCTTCTCGCTTCCGATCGAATTCTGCATCTCTCGGTTACAATCGACGACGAAGCCGGAACCCTGGCCCGGCTGCTCGCCCTTATCGCAGGGGAGCGGGCTAATATCCTGCATATCCGTCATACCCGTTCGGACCGAAGCCTCCCGCTGCGGACCGTTCGGATGGAGATCGAGCTTGAAACCCGTGGTGCCGCTCACAACGAGGCAATTGTCGAAGCAGTCCGCCACGGCGGATACGATGTGGGGCCGGCATCGTAGGATATCAGATGCGGATAAGCTCGTAACTGCGGGTTCCGAGGCCGATGGTTTCGGCATAGGAAAGCTGGAGCTCTCCGTTCGTATGCGGCCAGACATCCGTGAACGTGTCGCTGCACGGACCGCCGTTCCCCGCTTTATAACATCCTGCCTCTAGATTCACAAGGTCCAATGACGCAGTATCGATTGCGACAGGATCACAGGACGCAAGTACGCCGATATCGGGAACGATCGGGGGATCACTCCACGGGGCACAGTCACAGTGCGGGGTGATATTGACCGCGAAATTGATAAATCCGGTTTTTTCCCGTTTCCCGGCAATCGCACCGAGCGCGTATTCGACCATGCGCTCGGTAAACGGCGTGATCCCCTGCTCCCAGTCGAACACCATCGCTTCCTCGGGGCATGAATCGACGCACTGGCCGCACGATACGCACCGTTCCTGCGTGATCCGGGCAGGCTCTGCCTCACTGACGGCCACGGCGTTTTCGGGACAGACGGCGGAGCAGGTTCCGCAGCCCGTACACAGGTCCGCGAGCACAACCGGCTGGAGCACCGAGTGCTGTTCGTGCTTGCCCGCACGCGTGGCGCATCCCATGCCGAGATTCTTGATCGCGCCGCCGAAGCCGGCGACGATGTGGCCTTTGAAATGCGATACTACAATCATCGCGTCAGCTTCCACGATGTCGCCCGCGATTATGACCCGGTCAAAGTGCCTCCCCCGTATCCGCACGTCCCGGGCGTTTCCTCCGGAGATTCCGTCAGCGATAAGGATGGATGCGCCGGCAACCGCATACGCAAATCCGTGGGCGATTGCCGTTTCGATATGATCCGGAGCGTTCCGCCGCCCCCCCGAATACAGGGTGTTCGTATCGGTGAGAAACGGCCGTCCGCCGGCAGCACGGACCGCGTTAACGATGCTCCGGACGTGTACGGGACTGGTATAGGTGTCACAGCCCCTTTCGCCGAAGTGGACCTTGACAGCCACAAGATCCCCCTCCTCAATAATCGATCCGCATCCTGACCCGGCGAAGAGCCGGTCGAGCATCGAGACGGTGCTCTCCCCGGCTGTTCGGTGCTTGAAATCGGCAAAATAGACGTTGCTTGTCATA
It encodes the following:
- a CDS encoding threonine dehydratase produces the protein MLTPAEIRDAATAIAGRVIRTPVVYSPTFSAMTGARVYLKLENLQKGGSFKVRGATFMIHTLKGRIGPRGVIAASAGNHAQGVAIAARDAGISATIVMPEWVSISKEAATRCYGADVILYGHSLDESIGHARERESAGYTFIHPFDEAAVIAGQGTVGLEICEDLPDTDMIIVPVGGGGLIAGIATAAKAHNREIRVIGAEALSCPSYSEAKKQGRPVRVPVSPSIADGIMVNPVGDLPFSVMQALVDDVVLVDEPDIIRAVNLVLERKKVLAEGAGVVGLAALLAGLVPVTPGSTVVVVISGGNIDSPLLDRILRHGLLASDRILHLSVTIDDEAGTLARLLALIAGERANILHIRHTRSDRSLPLRTVRMEIELETRGAAHNEAIVEAVRHGGYDVGPAS
- a CDS encoding 4Fe-4S ferredoxin encodes the protein MTSNVYFADFKHRTAGESTVSMLDRLFAGSGCGSIIEEGDLVAVKVHFGERGCDTYTSPVHVRSIVNAVRAAGGRPFLTDTNTLYSGGRRNAPDHIETAIAHGFAYAVAGASILIADGISGGNARDVRIRGRHFDRVIIAGDIVEADAMIVVSHFKGHIVAGFGGAIKNLGMGCATRAGKHEQHSVLQPVVLADLCTGCGTCSAVCPENAVAVSEAEPARITQERCVSCGQCVDSCPEEAMVFDWEQGITPFTERMVEYALGAIAGKREKTGFINFAVNITPHCDCAPWSDPPIVPDIGVLASCDPVAIDTASLDLVNLEAGCYKAGNGGPCSDTFTDVWPHTNGELQLSYAETIGLGTRSYELIRI
- a CDS encoding modification methylase; its protein translation is MGVGDGGSGIPALGTIHTCDCVEGMRRMEEQSVDIIVTSPPYNIGKNYRSHNDQMPRDAYLDWMETVAGEACRVLKDDGSFFLNVGGKPSDPWIPFDVVQKFRHRYVLQNVIHWVKSIAIEKADAGNYDAIRDDIAVGHYQPVNSDRYLSQCHEHVFHFTKSGRVALDKLAVGVRYQDKTNIGRWKHATRDLRDRGNVWFIPYTTIRTSRPHPTTFPDRLPEMCIRLHGCEETTVVLDPFMGIGSTAVAATRLGVRFIGFEIDAEYRAVAHERLAEMKDRDRDP